The sequence CGGTGAGCCGGACGTCCAGGGAGACGGCGATGTGGTTGGTGAGGCGGGCACCCAGGAGCGAGTGGCCGCCGTGGTGGAAGAAGTCGTCGTCGATGGTCAGCGCGTTCTCGGCGCCCAGCGTCCGCGTGAAGAGGCCGACCAGGGTCTCTTCCAGCGGGGTGCGCGGGGCGCGGCCCCGGGAGACGACGGCAGCCGGTTCGGGGAGCGCGCGCCGGTCGATCTTCCCGTTGGGCGTGAGCGGGAGCCGGTCGAGGACGGTGAGGTAGGTGGGCACCATGTGCTCGGGCAGTCGCTCGACGAGGTGCCGGCGGACGTCTTCCGTCGCCACCGTGTCCGTGCCCGTCACCACGTACGCGGAGAGCCGGCTGCGGTGGGTGGTGACGGTGGCCTGGGTGACGCCGGGGTGGGTGAGGAGCGCGGCCTCGACCTCGCCGGGTTCGACGCGGAAGCCCCGGATCTTCACCTGGCTGTCGGCGCGGCCGTTGTAGTGCAGGTGGCCGTGCTGGTCGAAGTGGGCGAGGTCGCCGGTGCGGTAGAGGCGGGTGCCGGGGGTGCCGTGGGGGTGGGGGATGAAGGTGGTGGCGGTGAGGTCGGGTCGGTTGAGGTAGCCGTGGGCGAGGCCGTGGCCGGTGAGGTAGAGGTGGCCGGTGACGCCGGGTGGGACGGGTTGGAGGGTGGCGTCGAGGATGTAGGCGGCTTTGTTGGTGAGGGGGGTGCCGATGGGGATGGTGGGGTGGGGTTCAGGTGTCGCCGTGATGGTGTGGGTGGTGGTGAAGCCCATGGATTCGGCGGGGCCGTATCCGTTGACGACGGTGGTGTGGGGCGAGAGTTGCTGGAGTCGGTGTACGTGGGCGGGGGAAGCGGCCTCGCCGCCGGTGTAGGCGATGGTGACCGACTCGAACGCTTCGGGGTGTTCGTCGGTGAGGTAGTTGAAGAGGCTCGCGGAGAGCTGGAGCATGGTGACGCCGTGCCGGCGGGAGAGTTCGGCGATGAGGGCGGGTTCGGGTTTCTGGCCGGGTTGGAGGACGGTGGTGCCGCCGTGGAGGAGTGCGCCCCAGAATTCGAGGCTGAACGCGTCCCAGGAGACGGGTGAGCACTGGAGGAACACTTCGTGGGGTCCGAAGGTGCCGTAGGTCTGCGCGGTGACGGTGGATACGAGGTTGCGGTGCGAGGAGAGGATGCCCTTGGGGCGTCCGGTGGACCCGGAGGTGAACATCACGCACGCCACGTCCTGAGCGCCGATCGGCACATCGAGGTTGCCGGAGTCGTGGCCCAGCACGTCGTCGGGGCCTTCGGTGGAGGTGGTCCAGGCCCCGGAGAGGCGGTCCGCTAGCCCCGTACGCGTGACCAGGTGGCTGATCCCGGCCTCGCCGGCCGCCGACCGCAGCCGCTCGTCGGGGAAGTCCGGGTCGAGCAGCACATGTCCGGCGCCGGTCTTGAGTACGGCGATGAGGGCGGCGGCGAAGGTGGCGTTGCGCTCCAGGAGGATGCCGGCCAGCTGCCCTCGGCCCAGGCCGTGTGAACGCAGCGCGCGCGCCCAGCGGTTGGCGGTCGCGTTGAGCTCCGCGTACGTGATCCGCTGATCGCCGTCGATGAGCGCGACGGCCTCCGGTGCGCGGGCGACCTGCTCCTCAAATCGCTGTACCAGTGAGGTGTTCGCGATGGTGGTGGACGATCCGGCCCACGGCCCGAGCAGCAGTTCCCGCTCCTCCTCCGACACCACCTCCAGCGCTCCGAGCCGCATGTCGGGATCGGCCAGCGCCTGGCGCAGGACCGTGGCGAGCACGTTCACCATGCGCTGGACGGTGGCGTGGTCGAACAGGTCCTCCGCGTAGAGGACCGTGCCGTGCATCCCCTGGCCGTCCTCCGTACGGAGCAGGAATTCCAGGTCGAACTTGGCCGCCCCGCTCGTGACCTCCGGGATCGCGGTGGCCCGGGTGTCCCCGAGCCGCAGCTCCGGTACGACTCCGGATTCCAGGGTGAGGCAGATCTGGAAGAGCGGGTGGCGGGAGAGGGTGCGGGTGGGGTTGAGGGCGTCGAGGACGAGGTCGAAGGGGGCGTCCTGGTGGGCGAAGGCGTCGAGATCGGTGGTGCGGACGCGGCCGAGGAGTTCGCGGAAGGTGGGGTTGCCGTCGGTGTGGGTGCGCAGGACGAGGGTGTTGACGAAGAAGCCGACGAGGTCGCGGAGTGCTTCGTCGGTGCGGCCGGCGACGGGGGAGCCGATGGCCAGGTCCGTGCCGGCCCCGAGTCGGGTGAGGGCGGTGGCGAGGGCCGCGTGGACCACCATGAAGGGGGTGCATCCCTCGGCGCGGGCCAGCTCTCCGACGCGCTCGAACAGGTCGTCACCGAGGGCGACGTCGACCTGACCGCCCCGGTGCGTGGCCCGTGCGGGGCGCGGGCGGTCCAGGTTCAGGGCGTGCTCCTCGGGGAGCCCTTCCAGGGTCTTGTGCCAGAAGGCCAGCTCCTGTGCGAGCACGCTGTCCGCGTCGTCGGACGCGCCCAGCACCCGCTGCTGCCACACCGCGTAGTCCGCGTACTTCACCGGAAGCGGCTCCAGCGCGCTTGCGGTCGCACCCGCGCTCCGGGCCTCGTACGCCTGTGACAGGTCGTCGAAGAACACACCGGTGGACCGGCCGTCCGTGGCGATGTGGTGCACCAGGAGGAAGAACACCCAGGAGTCGTCGTCGACCTTGAACAGGGAGGCACGTACGGGGAGTTCGCGCCGGAGGTCGAAGACATGGCGAGCGGCGTCGGTGATCGCCCCGTCCAGCTCGTCGGCAGTCACCTCGCGCCGCTCGATGGGCACCTGGGCGTCTGCGGCAGGAAGGACGTGCTGGCGGGGTTCGCCGTCGACCGTGGTGAACACGGTCCGCAGCGGGGTGTGGCGTGCGACCACGTCGTGCAGCGCGGCTTCGAGCAGATCCGCGTCCAGGGCGCCGGTCAGCCGTACGGCCATCGGCACGTTGTACGCGGCGCTGCCGCCGTCCAGTTCGGCCAGCAGCCACAGGCGGCGCTGGGCGAAGGACACGGGCGCGTCGCCCTCGCCGGTCCAGGCGCCCGGGGTGAGGGGCGGCAGCGCGGGCCGTCCGCCGAGGGTGCTGATGTGCTGGGCGAGGCGCGCGGGCGTCGGGTGCTGGAACACGTCCCGGATCGTCAGCCGGATGCCCAGGACTTCAGCGAGGTGGTTGGTGAGGCGGGCGGCGAGGAGGGAGTGCCCGCCGTGGGCGAAGAAGCTGTCCTCGACGCCCACCGGCCCTTGCGTGCCCAGGACCTTGCTGAACAGAGCGACCGTGACCTCTTCCAGCTGGCTCTGCGGCGCGCGGCCCCCGGACACGACAGTCGCCGGCTCGGGGAGGGCGCGCCGGTCGATCTTTCCGTTCGGTGTGAGCGGGAGCCGGTCGAGGACGGTGAGGTGCGCCGGGACCATGTGCTCGGGCAGCCGGTCCGCGAGGTGGCGGCGCGCGTCCTCCACGGTCACCGTGTCGGTGTCGAGGACCACGTAGGCGGAGAGCTGGTCGTGGTGCGTGGTGACGGTGGCCTGGGTGATGTGGGGGTGGGTGAGGAGAGCGGCTTCGATCTCGGCCGGCTCGATCCGGAAGCCCCGGATCTTGATCTGCTGGTCTGCCCGGCCCTCGTAGTGCAGCCGCCCGTCACGATCGAACCGGGCGAGGTCGCCGGTGCGGTAGAGGCGGGTGCCGGGGGTTCCGTGGGGGTGGGGGATGAAGGTGGTGGCGGTGAGGTCGGGTCGGTTGAGGTAGCCGTGGGCGAGGCCGTGTCCGGTGAGGTAGAGGTGGCCGGTGACGCCGGGTGGGACGGGTTGGAGGGTGGTGTCGAGGATGTAGGTGGCCTTGTTGGTGAGGGGTGTGCCGATCGGGATGGTGGGGTGCGGGGCATCGGCGGGCGCGACGGTGTGGGTGGTGGTGAAGCCCATGGATTCGGCGGGGCCGTATCCGTTGACGACGGTGGTGTGGGGCGAGAGTTGCTGGAGTTTGTGGACGTGGTTGGGGGAGGCAGCCTCGCCGCCGGTGTAGGCGACGGTGACGGTGGTGAATGCCTCGGGGTGTTCGTCGGTGAGGTAGTTGAAGAGGCTGGCGGAGAGCTGGAGCATGGTGACGCCGTGCCGGCGGGAGAGTTCGGCGATGAGGGCGGGTTCGGGCTTCTGGCCGGGCTGGAGGACGGTGGTGCCGCCGTGGAGGAGCGCGCCCCAGAACTCCAGGCTGAACGCGTCCCAGGAGACGGGTGAGCACTGGAGGAACACTTCGTCGGGTCCGAAGGTGCCGTACGTCTGCGCGGTGACGGTGGAGACCAGGTTGCGGTGCGAGGACAGGATGCCCTTGGGGCGTCCGGTGGACCCGGAGGTGAACATCACGCACGCCACATCGTCACCCCGGACCGGCACACCCGGGTTGCCGTCCACCGTGTCCGCCGGAGCCCCGCCGGAGCAGGAGACGACGGTCCAGGGGCCCTCCACGCGCGGCCCGAGGGTGTCGTCCGTGAGGAGCAGGGCGATACCCGCGTCGTGCGCGGCGGAGCGCAGGCGCTCGTCCGGGAAGTCCGGGTCGAGCAGGGTGTAACCGGCCCCGGCCTTGACCACCGCGATCACGGCGGCGGCAAAGGCGGCGTCGCGCTCCAGGAGGACGCCGGCCAGGTCACCCCGGCGCAGTCCCCGCGCACGCAACTCATGGGCCCAGCGGTTGGCGGTGGCGTTCAGCTCCGCGTAGGTGATCCGCTGCTCGCCGTCGATGAGGGCCACGGCGTCCGGGGTGCGGGCGGCCTGCTCCTCGAACCGCGCGACGAGTGAGGTGTCGTCGATGGCGGTGGCGGTCCCGGCCCACGGCCCGAGCAGCAGTTCCCGCTCGGCGTCCGACACCACCTCCAGCGCCCCGAGACGCACCTCCGGGTCGGCCAGCGCCTGGCGCAGCACCTCGCCCAGGGCGGTCACCATGCGCTGGACGGTGGCGTGGTCGAACAGGTCCTCCGCGAAGACCACCGCACCGTGGAGGCGGCGGCTGTCGTCCGAGCGGAGCAGGAATTCCAGGTCGAACTTGGCCGAGCCGTTGGTCAGCCCGCGCACCTCGGCCGTACGACCACCGCCCAGTTCCAGCGCCGGCGCCTCCCCGGCCTCCAGGGTGAGGCAGATCTGGAAAAGCGGGTGACGAGAGAGGGTGCGGGTGGGGTTGAGGGCGTCGAGTACGAGGTCGAAGGGGGCGTCCTGGTGGGCGAAGGCATCGAGGTCGGTGGCGCGGACGCGCTCCAGCAGCTCCCGGAAGGTGGGGTTGCCGTCCGCATGGGTGCGCAGGACCAGCGTGTTGACGAAGAAGCCGACGAGGTCGCGCAGTGCTTCGTCGGTGCGGCCGGCGACGGGGGAGCCGATGGCCAGGTCCGTGCCGGCACCGAGCCGGGTGAGGGCGGCGACAAGGGCGGCGTGCACGACCATGAAGGGGGTGCAGCCCTCGGCGCGGGCCAGCTCTCCGACGCGCGCGAACACGTCGTCACCGAGAGCGACGTCAACCTGACCGCCCCGGTGCGAGGCGACCGCCGGACGGGGGCGGTCGAGGCTCAGCCCGTGCTCCTCCGGCAGATCGGCCAAGGCGCCCTGCCAGAAGCCCAGTTCCTGTGCGAGTGCGCTCTCCGCGTCGTCCGACGAGCCCAACACCCGCTGCTGCCACACCGCGTAGTCCGCGTACCGCACCGGGAGCGGCTCCAGCACGTTCACGTCCGCACCCGCGCTCCGGGCCGCGTACGCCCGTGACAGGTCGTCGAAGAACACACCGGCGGAGCGCCCGTCCGTGGCGATGTGGTGGAAGAGCAGGAAGAGGACGGGGTGGCCGTCACCTCCTTCGAAGAGGGTGGCCCGGAGCGGGTTCTCCGTCCGGAGGTCGAAACGGTGCCGGCCGGCCGCGTCCAGGTCGCCGTCCAGCGAATCCGGCGCGGACGTCCGCCGCTCGATGGCGACGCGGGCCCGCTCGGCCGGCTGGACGAGCTGCCTCGGCTCGCCGTCGACACTCGCGAACACGGTCCGCAGGGGAGCGTGGCGTTCGACGACGTCGTTGAGCGCGGCTTCGAGCGCGTCGATGTCGAGCGGGCCGGTCAGCCGTACGGCCATCGGCACGTTGTACGCGGTGCTCCCGCCTTCCAGTTCGGCCAGCAGCCACAGGCGGCGCTGGGCGAACGAGACCGGGCTGTCGGAGCCGTCGCCCGCTTCACCGGCGACCGGGGACGGCAGCGCGGGCCGCCCCTTCAGCGAGGCGATGTGCTGGGCGAGGCGTGCGGGCGTCGGGTGCTGGAACACGTCCCGGATCGTCAGCCGGACGCCCAGGACCTCGGCGATGTGGTTGGTGAGGCGGGCGGCGAGGAGGGAGTGCCCGCCATGGGCGAAGAAGCTGTCCTCGACGCCCACCGGTCCCGAGGTGCGCAGAACCCGGCTGAACAGCGCCACCGCGACCTCTTCGAGCTGGCTCTGCGGCGCACGCTCGCTGCTCCCCATCGGGACCGGTTCGGGCAGCGCACGTTTGTCGATCTTCCCGTTCGCGGTGAGGGGGAGCCGGTCGAGTGGGGTGAGGTAGGCGGGGACGAGGTGTTCGGGGAGGCGGTCGGTCAGGTGGCGTCGGAGGTCGGCCGTGTCGGCGCTCGTGATCACATAGGCGGAGAGCTGGTCGTGGTGTTTGGTGACGACGGCTTGGGTGACCTGCGGGTGGCTGAGGAGGGCGGTCTCCACCTCGGCGGGTTCGATGCGGAAGCCCCGGATCTTGATCTGCTGGTCTGCTCGGCCCTCGTAGTGCAGCCGCCCCTGGCGGTCGAAGTGCGCGAGGTCGCCGGTGCGGTACAGACGGCTCCCGGCGGGCCCGTAGGGGTGGGGGACGAAGCTCGCTGCGGTGAGGTCGGCGCGGTTGAGGTAGCCGTGGGCGAGGCCGTCACCAGACACGTACAGCTCACCCGTCGCACCGGGTGCACACAGCTGGAGCGCCGGATCGAGGACATAGAGCGGCTTGTTGACCAGCGGCGTTCCGATCGGGATGACGGTGTGCGGCTGATCGCTCGGCTCGATGGTGTGGGTGGTGGCGTAGATCATCGCCTCCGCCGGGCCGTACCCGTTCATCACCCTGATGCCGGGGCGCGCGGTCTGGAGCTTGTGCACGTGGGCGGGCGAGGCGGCCTCCCCGACGGTGTAGGCCGTGGTGACCGACGCGAACGTCTCGGGGTGTTCGTCGGTGAGGTAGTTGAAGAGGGTGGCCGACAGCAGGAGCGTCGTCACGCCGTGCTTCGGGGCGAGCTCCGCGATGAGCGAGGGTTCCGGCTTCTGCCCCGGCTGGAGTACGACACGCGCTCCGTGCAGGAGCGGGCCCCAGAACTCCAGGCTGAAGGCGTCCCAGGACACCGGCGAGGACTGGAGGAACACCTCGTCCGGGCTGGTCGGCAGATACGTCTGGCCCACCAGGGTCGATACGAGGTTGCGGTGCGAGGAGAGGATGCCCTTGGGCCGCCCTGTGGACCCGGAGGTGAACATCACGCAGGCGAGGTCGTCGCCCTGGATCGGCACACCGAGGTTGCCGGAGTCGTGGCCCAGCACGTCGTCGGGGCCTTCGGTGCAGGTGGTCCAGGTCCCGGGGAGGCGGTCGGCCGACTCCGGCGGTGTGACCAGGTGGCTGATGGCGGCCTCGGTCGCTGCCGACCGCAGTCGCTCGTCGGGGAAGTCGGGGTCGAGCAGCACATGTCCGGCGCCGGTCTTGAGTACGGCGATGAGGGCGGCGGCGAAGGTGGCGTTGCGCTCCAGGAGGATGCCGGCCAGCTGCCCTCGGCCCAGGCCGTGTGAACGCAGCACGCGTGCCCAGCGGTTGGCGGTCGTGTTCAGTTCCGCGTATGTGAAGCTCTGCTCCCCGTCGATCAGCGCGACCGCGTCCGGGAACCGCGCCACCTGTTCCTCGAACCGGGCCACCAGCGACACGTCGTCCCGGTCGGCCACCGCCCCGGCCCACGACCCGAGCAGCGACCCCCGCTCGTCCTCCGACAGCACCTCCAGCTCCGCGACGCTCCGGTCACCCGGCTCCGCCGCGTCCAGGGAAGCGGTGAGGAACGCGGCGAAGCGGTCCTGGTGTGCGGCGACCGCCTCGGCGTCGACACCGTCCACGGGTGTGTCGAAGTCGATCCGCAGGCCGTCCGCCGCGCCCAGGTCGTACACCGCGACGCTGAGGTCGTCCACCGGCCCGTTGCTCACGTTGTGGTTGACCGTGGGGTGGCCGCAGACGGTCAGGTCCGCGTTGAAGCCCATGATGTTGAGCACAGGACCGGTCAGCCGGCGGCCTCCCGTGAGCGTGCCGGCGTCCCGTCGCAGGTCCTCGTAGCGGGTCAGCTGGTGGCGCAGACCGTGCTTCACCTCGGCGGACACGGCACGCACCAGGGTGCGCAGCGTGTCGTCGGCGCCCACCCGCAGCCGCAGCGGGACGACGTTCGACGCCATGCCGGGCGTGCTGCGGGCCATCTTCGTGGTCCGGCCCGCCACCGGCAGGGCGACCATCAGCTCGTCCTGGGCCGTCACCCGGTGCAGGTACACCGTGAACAAGGCGACCGTCAGCACCGGCCACGAGACCCGCTCCGACCGCGCGACCGTACGCAGCCGGTCCGCGTCCCACGCCGGGATCAGGACCGTACGCCGTGCGAAGGGCAGCGCGCCCCGGGACGGGACCGCCCGTCCGGCACCCCGCACCAGGCTCGGCGCCGTCTCCGGAGCGCCGCTCAAGTGCTCGCGCCACGCGGCCCGTTCGGCAGCGGCTTCC is a genomic window of Streptomyces sp. NBC_00708 containing:
- a CDS encoding amino acid adenylation domain-containing protein; the encoded protein is MPSDATVAPVPAAFRLPLSEAQRDIWTAHTLDPTGLKYNVAECRDILGPVDPALMGTAWRRLVEEADVMRTRRFEDDGEQVWQVIDAEPGDRTLTYTDVSGEADPEGAAWGLVDAAIGAPFDLTRESPVRCALIKLAEDRYFYFYGFHHLLVDGASVSMLLHRLVELYERAVAGEPWGDSPFGRLADLHAEDAAYRCSEEAAAERAAWREHLSGAPETAPSLVRGAGRAVPSRGALPFARRTVLIPAWDADRLRTVARSERVSWPVLTVALFTVYLHRVTAQDELMVALPVAGRTTKMARSTPGMASNVVPLRLRVGADDTLRTLVRAVSAEVKHGLRHQLTRYEDLRRDAGTLTGGRRLTGPVLNIMGFNADLTVCGHPTVNHNVSNGPVDDLSVAVYDLGAADGLRIDFDTPVDGVDAEAVAAHQDRFAAFLTASLDAAEPGDRSVAELEVLSEDERGSLLGSWAGAVADRDDVSLVARFEEQVARFPDAVALIDGEQSFTYAELNTTANRWARVLRSHGLGRGQLAGILLERNATFAAALIAVLKTGAGHVLLDPDFPDERLRSAATEAAISHLVTPPESADRLPGTWTTCTEGPDDVLGHDSGNLGVPIQGDDLACVMFTSGSTGRPKGILSSHRNLVSTLVGQTYLPTSPDEVFLQSSPVSWDAFSLEFWGPLLHGARVVLQPGQKPEPSLIAELAPKHGVTTLLLSATLFNYLTDEHPETFASVTTAYTVGEAASPAHVHKLQTARPGIRVMNGYGPAEAMIYATTHTIEPSDQPHTVIPIGTPLVNKPLYVLDPALQLCAPGATGELYVSGDGLAHGYLNRADLTAASFVPHPYGPAGSRLYRTGDLAHFDRQGRLHYEGRADQQIKIRGFRIEPAEVETALLSHPQVTQAVVTKHHDQLSAYVITSADTADLRRHLTDRLPEHLVPAYLTPLDRLPLTANGKIDKRALPEPVPMGSSERAPQSQLEEVAVALFSRVLRTSGPVGVEDSFFAHGGHSLLAARLTNHIAEVLGVRLTIRDVFQHPTPARLAQHIASLKGRPALPSPVAGEAGDGSDSPVSFAQRRLWLLAELEGGSTAYNVPMAVRLTGPLDIDALEAALNDVVERHAPLRTVFASVDGEPRQLVQPAERARVAIERRTSAPDSLDGDLDAAGRHRFDLRTENPLRATLFEGGDGHPVLFLLFHHIATDGRSAGVFFDDLSRAYAARSAGADVNVLEPLPVRYADYAVWQQRVLGSSDDAESALAQELGFWQGALADLPEEHGLSLDRPRPAVASHRGGQVDVALGDDVFARVGELARAEGCTPFMVVHAALVAALTRLGAGTDLAIGSPVAGRTDEALRDLVGFFVNTLVLRTHADGNPTFRELLERVRATDLDAFAHQDAPFDLVLDALNPTRTLSRHPLFQICLTLEAGEAPALELGGGRTAEVRGLTNGSAKFDLEFLLRSDDSRRLHGAVVFAEDLFDHATVQRMVTALGEVLRQALADPEVRLGALEVVSDAERELLLGPWAGTATAIDDTSLVARFEEQAARTPDAVALIDGEQRITYAELNATANRWAHELRARGLRRGDLAGVLLERDAAFAAAVIAVVKAGAGYTLLDPDFPDERLRSAAHDAGIALLLTDDTLGPRVEGPWTVVSCSGGAPADTVDGNPGVPVRGDDVACVMFTSGSTGRPKGILSSHRNLVSTVTAQTYGTFGPDEVFLQCSPVSWDAFSLEFWGALLHGGTTVLQPGQKPEPALIAELSRRHGVTMLQLSASLFNYLTDEHPEAFTTVTVAYTGGEAASPNHVHKLQQLSPHTTVVNGYGPAESMGFTTTHTVAPADAPHPTIPIGTPLTNKATYILDTTLQPVPPGVTGHLYLTGHGLAHGYLNRPDLTATTFIPHPHGTPGTRLYRTGDLARFDRDGRLHYEGRADQQIKIRGFRIEPAEIEAALLTHPHITQATVTTHHDQLSAYVVLDTDTVTVEDARRHLADRLPEHMVPAHLTVLDRLPLTPNGKIDRRALPEPATVVSGGRAPQSQLEEVTVALFSKVLGTQGPVGVEDSFFAHGGHSLLAARLTNHLAEVLGIRLTIRDVFQHPTPARLAQHISTLGGRPALPPLTPGAWTGEGDAPVSFAQRRLWLLAELDGGSAAYNVPMAVRLTGALDADLLEAALHDVVARHTPLRTVFTTVDGEPRQHVLPAADAQVPIERREVTADELDGAITDAARHVFDLRRELPVRASLFKVDDDSWVFFLLVHHIATDGRSTGVFFDDLSQAYEARSAGATASALEPLPVKYADYAVWQQRVLGASDDADSVLAQELAFWHKTLEGLPEEHALNLDRPRPARATHRGGQVDVALGDDLFERVGELARAEGCTPFMVVHAALATALTRLGAGTDLAIGSPVAGRTDEALRDLVGFFVNTLVLRTHTDGNPTFRELLGRVRTTDLDAFAHQDAPFDLVLDALNPTRTLSRHPLFQICLTLESGVVPELRLGDTRATAIPEVTSGAAKFDLEFLLRTEDGQGMHGTVLYAEDLFDHATVQRMVNVLATVLRQALADPDMRLGALEVVSEEERELLLGPWAGSSTTIANTSLVQRFEEQVARAPEAVALIDGDQRITYAELNATANRWARALRSHGLGRGQLAGILLERNATFAAALIAVLKTGAGHVLLDPDFPDERLRSAAGEAGISHLVTRTGLADRLSGAWTTSTEGPDDVLGHDSGNLDVPIGAQDVACVMFTSGSTGRPKGILSSHRNLVSTVTAQTYGTFGPHEVFLQCSPVSWDAFSLEFWGALLHGGTTVLQPGQKPEPALIAELSRRHGVTMLQLSASLFNYLTDEHPEAFESVTIAYTGGEAASPAHVHRLQQLSPHTTVVNGYGPAESMGFTTTHTITATPEPHPTIPIGTPLTNKAAYILDATLQPVPPGVTGHLYLTGHGLAHGYLNRPDLTATTFIPHPHGTPGTRLYRTGDLAHFDQHGHLHYNGRADSQVKIRGFRVEPGEVEAALLTHPGVTQATVTTHRSRLSAYVVTGTDTVATEDVRRHLVERLPEHMVPTYLTVLDRLPLTPNGKIDRRALPEPAAVVSRGRAPRTPLEETLVGLFTRTLGAENALTIDDDFFHHGGHSLLGARLTNHIAVSLDVRLTVRDVFEHPTPARLAEHITALKTAPAAKKARPALRRRTETERISS